A genomic region of Nostoc sp. UHCC 0702 contains the following coding sequences:
- a CDS encoding carbonic anhydrase, translating to MAIKRIIEGLNEFHDNYFITHRKLFEQLSHGQNPEVLFITCSDSRIDPCLITQSLPGELFVIRNVGNIIPAYGTLNNSEAAGIEYAVQALGIKDIVVCGHSHCGAMKGLLQIGNLAQQMPLVYDWLRHYGEPTRRLILDNYKDYPSDKLLKIAIEQNVLTQIENLETYPTIRSKLYSSQVTLHAWIYEIETGEVFAYDASVGKFKILENRPFPVPNIMTGLASE from the coding sequence ATGGCTATTAAACGTATAATTGAAGGTCTAAATGAGTTTCATGACAACTATTTTATTACACATCGCAAGTTATTTGAACAACTATCCCACGGTCAAAACCCGGAAGTATTATTCATAACTTGCTCTGACTCACGCATTGATCCATGTTTAATTACTCAAAGTTTACCAGGAGAATTATTTGTTATCCGTAATGTTGGGAATATAATTCCTGCCTATGGAACGCTGAATAATAGTGAAGCAGCAGGTATAGAATATGCTGTTCAAGCTTTAGGTATTAAAGATATTGTCGTCTGCGGTCATTCCCACTGTGGAGCAATGAAAGGGCTATTACAAATAGGAAATCTTGCTCAGCAAATGCCTTTAGTTTACGACTGGTTAAGGCATTACGGAGAACCTACACGCCGTCTTATTTTAGACAACTATAAGGATTATCCCAGCGATAAATTATTAAAAATAGCAATTGAACAAAATGTATTAACCCAGATAGAAAACCTAGAAACATACCCAACAATTCGGTCTAAATTATATAGTAGTCAAGTTACTCTTCATGCCTGGATTTATGAAATAGAAACTGGTGAAGTCTTTGCTTATGATGCAAGTGTTGGAAAATTTAAAATTCTGGAAAATCGTCCCTTTCCTGTACCTAATATCATGACGGGATTAGCATCAGAATAA
- a CDS encoding methionine--tRNA ligase: protein MNLVDKTEKTFALTTPLYYVNDVPHVGSAYTTMAADVIARFHRLLGHQVLLITGTDEHGQKIQRSAESAGKAPQEFCDEIVPSFVSLWQLLNIQYDRFSRTTATRHEAIVKEFFGRVWERGDIYQGQQQGWYCVSCEEFKEERELLEGHRCPIHTNKEVEWRDEQNYFFRLSKYQEQLQKFYQSQPNFIQPDSRRNEVLSFVEQGLQDFSISRVNLDWGFPVPTDPKHTLYVWFDALLGYVTALLEPDAQPTLANALGTWWPINLHLIGKDILRFHAVYWPAMLMSAGLPLPERVFGHGFLTKDGQKMGKALGNTLDPVALVQRYGSDAVRYYFLKEIEFGKDGDFNEVRFINVLNADLANDLGNLLNRTLNMVKKYCAGDVPPIANEAISAENPLKAIGLRLGEQVKQAYEALAFSQACEAILLLVQASNKFIDDQAPWSLYKQGQQQEVEKVLYAVLESVRLAAYLLSPVIPNISSDIYQQLGFGINFNDQRETAIAAPFSTHAIWGVLSSKQHLGTPEPIFKRIEPLKKD, encoded by the coding sequence ATGAATCTAGTGGATAAAACAGAAAAGACATTTGCACTCACAACACCGTTATATTATGTAAACGATGTCCCTCACGTCGGCAGTGCTTATACAACAATGGCAGCAGACGTTATAGCCCGTTTTCACAGACTTTTGGGTCATCAAGTACTGTTAATTACAGGTACAGATGAACACGGGCAAAAAATTCAGCGATCGGCAGAAAGTGCAGGCAAAGCACCACAAGAGTTTTGTGATGAAATTGTACCCAGCTTTGTCAGCTTATGGCAGTTATTGAATATTCAATACGATCGCTTTAGTCGCACTACCGCCACTCGTCACGAAGCAATTGTGAAAGAATTCTTCGGGCGAGTCTGGGAAAGAGGCGATATATACCAGGGACAACAGCAAGGCTGGTACTGCGTATCTTGCGAAGAATTTAAGGAAGAACGAGAATTGTTAGAAGGGCATCGCTGCCCCATTCATACTAACAAAGAAGTCGAGTGGCGAGACGAACAAAATTATTTCTTCCGCTTATCAAAATATCAAGAACAACTGCAAAAGTTTTATCAGTCCCAACCAAATTTTATCCAACCAGATAGTCGCCGGAACGAAGTATTAAGCTTTGTAGAGCAGGGATTGCAAGACTTTTCAATTTCGCGGGTAAATCTAGACTGGGGTTTTCCAGTACCAACTGACCCGAAGCACACCCTTTATGTCTGGTTTGATGCACTGCTTGGTTATGTAACGGCATTATTAGAACCAGATGCCCAACCAACTTTAGCAAATGCCTTAGGGACATGGTGGCCAATAAACTTGCATCTCATTGGTAAAGATATCCTGCGTTTCCATGCAGTTTACTGGCCAGCAATGCTAATGTCAGCTGGCTTGCCTTTGCCAGAACGAGTATTTGGACATGGCTTTTTGACCAAAGATGGTCAGAAGATGGGGAAAGCTTTAGGTAATACCCTCGATCCCGTCGCCCTAGTGCAACGCTATGGTAGTGACGCCGTTCGTTATTACTTCCTTAAGGAAATAGAATTTGGCAAGGATGGCGACTTTAATGAAGTTAGATTCATTAATGTTCTGAATGCAGATTTGGCAAATGATTTAGGTAATTTGTTAAATCGCACCTTGAACATGGTGAAAAAATACTGTGCTGGAGATGTACCGCCAATTGCCAATGAAGCCATTTCTGCCGAAAATCCTCTGAAAGCGATTGGTTTACGTCTCGGGGAACAGGTAAAGCAAGCCTATGAAGCGCTAGCTTTCAGTCAAGCCTGCGAAGCAATCCTTTTGCTTGTGCAAGCCAGCAATAAGTTTATTGACGACCAAGCACCTTGGTCATTATATAAACAAGGGCAGCAGCAAGAAGTAGAAAAAGTACTTTACGCAGTTCTAGAATCTGTTAGACTAGCAGCTTATCTTTTGTCTCCAGTGATTCCAAATATCAGTAGCGATATTTATCAGCAGCTGGGCTTTGGGATTAACTTTAACGATCAAAGAGAAACTGCGATCGCTGCCCCTTTTTCTACCCATGCAATATGGGGAGTACTATCTAGTAAACAACACTTGGGTACACCCGAACCAATTTTTAAGCGAATAGAACCCCTTAAAAAGGATTAG
- a CDS encoding alpha/beta hydrolase, which produces MLEVELKPCFLTPKRVQLDYPLFVYLPGMDGTGQLLRSQTAGLERSFDVRCLAIPRKDLTSWDVLVDNVLGLIQAELEKSSTRPVYLCGESFGGCLAMKVAIKARLLFKRIILINPASAFHLRPVLNWASQLTYFVPESLYDFGALGLLPFLASLERMTRSDRHELLKTMRSVPPQTVHWRLSLLREFEVDENQLHDLKQPALLIAGASDRLLPSVIEVRRIANILPNAKMMILPESGHACLLEKNINLYEILKSQKFIESKTDKVKGLEVKG; this is translated from the coding sequence ATGCTAGAAGTTGAGCTAAAACCCTGTTTCCTGACTCCTAAACGAGTACAACTAGACTATCCATTGTTTGTGTATTTGCCAGGAATGGATGGAACTGGTCAACTATTGCGATCGCAAACTGCGGGATTAGAAAGAAGCTTTGACGTGCGCTGTTTGGCGATCCCCAGGAAAGACCTCACTAGTTGGGACGTGCTAGTGGATAATGTCTTGGGCTTGATCCAGGCAGAATTAGAAAAAAGCTCCACTAGACCAGTTTACTTGTGTGGCGAGTCCTTTGGGGGCTGTTTGGCGATGAAAGTGGCAATTAAAGCGCGGCTTTTGTTTAAGCGAATTATCCTAATTAACCCAGCTTCAGCCTTTCATCTGCGCCCTGTGCTGAATTGGGCATCTCAGCTAACTTACTTTGTGCCAGAAAGCCTTTATGATTTTGGCGCATTGGGATTATTACCGTTTTTAGCATCTTTAGAACGCATGACCAGAAGCGATCGCCATGAATTGCTGAAAACAATGCGTTCTGTACCACCCCAAACAGTGCATTGGCGGTTGTCTTTGCTAAGAGAGTTTGAAGTTGACGAAAACCAGTTACATGACCTCAAACAACCAGCTTTGTTGATTGCTGGTGCTAGCGATCGGCTTTTACCTTCTGTAATTGAAGTCAGGCGGATAGCAAATATTTTACCTAACGCCAAGATGATGATATTGCCTGAGAGTGGACACGCTTGCTTATTAGAGAAAAATATTAACCTCTATGAAATTCTCAAAAGCCAAAAATTTATAGAAAGTAAGACTGATAAAGTTAAGGGGTTAGAGGTGAAAGGATAA
- a CDS encoding 1-acyl-sn-glycerol-3-phosphate acyltransferase, whose translation MSLNSPLDFSRTFLTAMSTRMFCYYEDRIPQDASLLVVSNHRSFMDALVLMAALSSPIRFACHHYMGQVPVMREFVTEQLGCFPLEETQNRQQSFFVQSQVLLRSKQMVGVFPEGTKPMVKFTQPNHLGEFQRGFAHLALRADVQDLAILPIAIASLEEVNTNGFPLRMLSLFDPSEPLFNQSGWHPLVIYRRLAVLIGRPYWITPQHQQKYHGKQAKTVVAELTEHCYSEIAQLLHQGCY comes from the coding sequence ATGAGTCTAAATAGCCCCCTGGATTTTTCCCGCACTTTCTTAACGGCAATGTCAACGCGGATGTTCTGTTATTACGAAGATCGCATTCCCCAAGATGCGAGTTTGTTAGTAGTCAGCAATCACCGCAGCTTTATGGATGCACTGGTTTTAATGGCGGCGCTATCAAGTCCGATTCGTTTTGCTTGCCATCATTACATGGGACAAGTGCCGGTGATGCGGGAGTTTGTGACAGAACAACTAGGGTGCTTTCCTTTGGAGGAAACCCAAAACCGCCAACAAAGCTTTTTTGTGCAGTCACAGGTATTGTTGCGTTCAAAGCAGATGGTGGGAGTATTTCCGGAAGGAACTAAGCCGATGGTGAAATTTACCCAGCCAAATCATTTGGGTGAATTTCAGCGGGGATTTGCTCATTTGGCATTGCGGGCTGATGTGCAGGATTTAGCTATTTTACCGATCGCGATCGCCTCCTTAGAAGAAGTCAATACTAATGGTTTTCCTTTGAGGATGTTGAGTTTATTCGACCCTTCAGAACCTTTATTTAATCAATCTGGTTGGCATCCCTTAGTAATCTATCGTCGGCTTGCCGTATTAATCGGTCGTCCTTACTGGATTACTCCCCAACATCAACAGAAATATCATGGCAAACAAGCAAAAACTGTTGTCGCTGAACTAACAGAACACTGCTACAGTGAAATTGCCCAATTACTACATCAAGGATGTTATTAA
- the trxA gene encoding thioredoxin, whose protein sequence is MSTATEVTDTTFKPEVLESELPVLVDFWAPWCGPCRMVAPVLDEIAEQYEGQLKVVKVNTDANPNVASQYGIRSIPTLMIFKGGQKVDMVVGAVPKSTLASTLEKYLTETK, encoded by the coding sequence ATGTCAACAGCCACAGAAGTTACAGATACTACTTTTAAGCCAGAAGTACTAGAAAGTGAACTACCAGTTTTAGTTGACTTTTGGGCGCCTTGGTGCGGCCCCTGCCGCATGGTAGCTCCTGTTTTAGATGAAATTGCCGAGCAATACGAAGGCCAATTAAAAGTTGTGAAAGTCAACACAGATGCAAATCCTAATGTTGCCAGCCAGTACGGTATCCGCAGCATTCCAACTTTAATGATTTTTAAAGGTGGGCAAAAGGTTGATATGGTCGTCGGCGCTGTCCCTAAATCTACATTAGCTTCTACTTTGGAAAAGTATCTTACAGAAACTAAATAG
- a CDS encoding LOG family protein produces MTSSASFDTLESLQADIAELIDRLPTLKNRQYIQQALATILRLADSDIDRLDWKILSASLADMERGLQLFYNYRHVRKVTIFGSARLSPQTPEYQMALEFARAVTELGFMVMTGGGGGIMQAGHEGAGRENSFGLNIHLPFEQQANPVIEGDPKLIHFKYFFTRKLFLLKESDAVALFPGGFGTQDEAFECMTLSQTGKFGPVPVVLIDHPNGDYWRSWSKYIDQHLVQTGLVSPEDPSLYTVTDNLEVACNAITRFYQVYHSSRYVGDQLVIRLTSDLSDAEVEQLNTEFSDILVKGQIQKSQALPQETQDETVGLPRIVLFFNQRDLGRLYQMIGAINRMGTPSVEDKAHPERK; encoded by the coding sequence ATGACCTCATCTGCGTCGTTTGACACATTAGAGTCTCTCCAGGCGGATATAGCTGAATTAATTGATCGCTTACCGACGTTAAAAAATCGGCAATATATTCAGCAGGCACTTGCTACTATATTGCGTCTGGCTGATAGTGATATTGATCGTCTTGACTGGAAGATATTGTCGGCCTCTCTAGCAGATATGGAGCGAGGTTTGCAGCTGTTTTATAACTACCGACATGTCCGCAAAGTCACTATCTTCGGTTCTGCTCGTCTTTCGCCACAAACCCCAGAGTACCAAATGGCGCTTGAGTTTGCTCGCGCTGTGACGGAATTAGGATTCATGGTAATGACAGGTGGTGGTGGCGGCATCATGCAGGCGGGACATGAAGGTGCTGGGCGAGAAAATTCCTTTGGTTTAAACATTCATTTGCCGTTTGAACAACAGGCAAACCCAGTTATTGAAGGCGATCCCAAGCTAATTCATTTTAAATATTTCTTCACGCGGAAGTTATTCCTCCTCAAAGAAAGTGATGCTGTCGCCTTGTTTCCTGGTGGATTTGGCACCCAAGATGAAGCTTTTGAGTGCATGACATTAAGCCAGACAGGTAAATTTGGCCCTGTACCCGTGGTTTTAATCGATCACCCTAATGGTGATTACTGGCGGTCTTGGAGCAAGTATATTGATCAGCATCTGGTGCAAACAGGTCTTGTGAGTCCTGAAGACCCCAGCCTATACACGGTGACAGACAACCTAGAAGTAGCTTGTAATGCGATTACCCGTTTTTACCAGGTTTATCACTCTAGCCGCTACGTTGGGGATCAGTTGGTGATTCGCTTGACTTCAGATTTATCTGACGCTGAGGTCGAACAACTGAATACTGAATTCAGCGATATTCTTGTGAAAGGACAGATTCAAAAAAGTCAGGCATTGCCTCAAGAAACACAAGATGAAACTGTTGGTCTACCGCGCATAGTTTTATTTTTCAATCAACGTGACTTGGGGCGCTTGTATCAGATGATTGGCGCAATTAACCGAATGGGTACACCTTCTGTTGAAGATAAGGCGCATCCAGAAAGGAAATAA
- a CDS encoding D-alanyl-D-alanine carboxypeptidase: protein MLELLGSGLVSLWLEMAGVQIKPSDALNALAWQSSPGLVLAPDPNPAGNNTVTEYFKGLITSKLVPQNLMPSQGIWMQSGPMLMANHQGTTPLPAASLTKIATSLVALKTWGPDHQFQTLVSATGPVVNGVLQGDLVITGGGDPLFVWEEAIALGNTLNKMGIKQVKGNLVITGNFAMNFQRNPLIAGQFLKQALNSKTWTRPANFIYSIMPKGTPKPQVVIAGTVKYEAQPNPQQSLLVRHYSLPLPKLIKEMNVFSNNDMAEMLAESVGGATVVQSTAASLARVPNSEIQLINGSGLGPENRISPRAACAMLMALQQQASDHQLNLADLFPTSGFDNRGTLHSRHIPTATVIKTGTLRDVSALAGVMPTRDRGLVWFAIINRGTNVSAFRAGQDKLLQRLVQQLQVATTVPDVLTPHSTINSLPELGATSRNEILYRS, encoded by the coding sequence ATGCTGGAATTATTGGGTTCAGGTTTGGTTTCTCTCTGGCTGGAAATGGCTGGAGTACAAATCAAGCCTTCAGATGCATTAAATGCATTGGCTTGGCAAAGTAGCCCTGGTTTGGTTCTTGCCCCTGATCCAAATCCAGCTGGGAATAATACAGTAACCGAATATTTTAAGGGCTTAATCACATCGAAATTGGTGCCCCAGAATCTGATGCCGAGTCAGGGAATTTGGATGCAGTCTGGGCCGATGCTGATGGCTAATCATCAAGGTACAACACCTCTGCCGGCTGCTTCTTTAACTAAGATTGCCACTTCACTAGTTGCTTTGAAAACTTGGGGCCCAGACCATCAATTTCAGACTTTGGTTAGCGCTACGGGGCCAGTGGTGAATGGAGTATTACAAGGCGATTTAGTAATAACTGGTGGTGGCGATCCGCTGTTTGTATGGGAGGAAGCGATCGCTCTTGGTAATACTCTTAACAAGATGGGGATCAAGCAGGTAAAAGGAAATCTGGTAATTACTGGCAATTTCGCAATGAATTTCCAACGTAATCCACTCATAGCAGGTCAATTCCTCAAGCAAGCATTGAATAGTAAGACTTGGACTCGCCCGGCGAATTTCATTTACTCAATCATGCCCAAGGGAACACCCAAGCCTCAAGTCGTAATTGCAGGTACTGTGAAATACGAGGCGCAACCAAATCCTCAACAAAGCTTGTTAGTCCGTCACTACTCTTTGCCGTTGCCGAAACTGATCAAGGAAATGAATGTTTTCAGCAATAATGATATGGCAGAGATGCTGGCAGAGTCAGTAGGAGGCGCAACTGTGGTACAATCCACTGCTGCCAGTTTAGCGAGAGTACCTAACTCAGAAATTCAGTTAATCAACGGTTCAGGACTGGGGCCAGAAAATCGCATTTCTCCGAGGGCCGCTTGTGCGATGTTGATGGCGCTGCAACAACAAGCAAGCGACCACCAACTGAATTTGGCTGATTTGTTTCCGACATCTGGCTTCGATAATCGGGGAACATTACACTCTAGACATATTCCCACTGCTACGGTGATCAAAACTGGCACACTGCGCGATGTGAGTGCCTTAGCTGGGGTGATGCCTACACGCGATCGCGGTTTAGTTTGGTTTGCTATCATTAACCGTGGAACAAATGTATCAGCTTTCCGTGCTGGACAGGACAAACTTTTGCAACGTCTTGTGCAACAGTTACAAGTAGCTACCACCGTCCCCGATGTCCTCACCCCCCATTCCACCATCAACTCATTACCTGAACTAGGTGCAACTAGTCGTAATGAAATTTTGTATAGAAGTTAG
- the lptC gene encoding LPS export ABC transporter periplasmic protein LptC, which translates to MKLYYLPLTLLLVIELVACGGKLPTVSKTNNSNSSSQDSNLTFFGVALEQFDEAGRPIWKVQAKRAKYTKEKQIGQAENPYGELYQDGKVVYQIKAEQADIEQDGKQLFLKGKIFATDPSSGVVLQGNELEWRPQEDLLIVRNQLNGSHKQLQAVAQEARVKTREQRVEFSGKVVANSADPQMQMRTEHLIWQIKEEKLIADRPLQIDRYQNNQITDRGKGNSAEVNLKTKIATLKKDAQVVLLDPPMQIDSDSMTWDMNTETVATNTPMRVFQRAENVTVTANQGEIKIPQKTAYLKGNVNAVGQRRQSLKSQTLTWYLDKKLLEGQGNVVYRQIDPPLNFTGETAVGNLETENIVVRGGKSSGRVVTEIIPQEKVNGQ; encoded by the coding sequence ATGAAATTATATTACCTGCCTTTGACTTTATTATTAGTAATTGAGTTAGTTGCTTGTGGAGGCAAATTACCCACAGTTTCTAAAACTAATAATTCAAATTCCTCCTCCCAAGATAGTAATTTGACATTTTTTGGTGTCGCCTTAGAACAGTTTGATGAAGCAGGGCGGCCTATTTGGAAAGTGCAAGCTAAACGAGCAAAATATACTAAAGAAAAACAAATTGGTCAGGCAGAAAATCCATATGGTGAACTATACCAAGATGGCAAAGTAGTTTACCAAATCAAAGCAGAACAGGCAGACATTGAACAAGATGGAAAACAGCTGTTTCTCAAAGGAAAGATATTTGCTACAGACCCAAGCAGTGGTGTTGTCTTGCAAGGCAATGAATTAGAATGGCGTCCCCAAGAAGATTTGTTAATTGTCCGCAATCAACTAAATGGTAGCCATAAACAACTACAAGCAGTGGCGCAGGAAGCGCGAGTTAAAACTCGTGAACAGCGTGTAGAATTTTCGGGTAAAGTAGTGGCAAACTCTGCTGATCCCCAAATGCAAATGCGAACCGAACATTTAATTTGGCAGATTAAAGAAGAAAAATTAATTGCCGATCGCCCTTTACAAATTGACCGTTATCAAAACAATCAAATTACCGACCGTGGCAAAGGAAATTCTGCGGAAGTCAACTTAAAAACAAAGATTGCCACTCTGAAAAAAGATGCCCAGGTAGTCTTACTAGACCCACCAATGCAAATAGATAGTGACTCTATGACCTGGGATATGAACACGGAAACTGTCGCTACAAATACCCCTATGCGCGTATTCCAACGGGCTGAGAACGTTACCGTCACCGCCAATCAAGGTGAAATTAAAATACCGCAAAAAACAGCATATTTAAAAGGAAATGTCAACGCTGTGGGTCAACGTCGTCAGTCTCTCAAATCTCAGACACTCACTTGGTATCTGGACAAGAAATTATTAGAAGGGCAGGGAAATGTAGTTTATCGGCAAATTGACCCACCGTTAAATTTTACCGGGGAAACAGCCGTAGGTAATCTAGAAACCGAAAATATCGTTGTTAGAGGTGGTAAATCTAGCGGTAGAGTAGTCACAGAAATTATTCCCCAGGAAAAAGTTAATGGTCAGTAG
- a CDS encoding NYN domain-containing protein, protein MLNNLENDSIFTPEQVLENRGRVAIFIDGSNLFYAALQLGIEIDYTKLLCRLTGGSRLLRAFFYTGVDRTNEKQQGFLLWMRRNGYRVIAKDLVQLPDGSKKANLDVEIAVDMMALVDSYDTAVLVSGDGDLAYAVNSVSYRGVRVEVVSLRSMTSDSLINVSDRYIDLEAIKEDIQKTPRQSYPYRPLATMGFLEDARDIDGQLEIQDS, encoded by the coding sequence ATGTTGAATAATTTGGAAAACGATTCAATATTTACCCCTGAACAAGTTTTAGAGAATCGGGGGCGCGTCGCCATATTTATTGATGGCTCAAATCTATTTTATGCCGCATTGCAACTAGGCATTGAAATAGATTACACCAAGTTACTATGTCGGTTAACTGGAGGTTCTAGACTGTTGCGTGCTTTCTTCTACACAGGAGTAGACCGGACAAACGAGAAGCAACAGGGCTTTTTATTATGGATGCGTCGCAATGGTTATCGAGTCATTGCCAAGGATTTAGTACAACTACCAGATGGTTCTAAAAAAGCCAATTTGGATGTAGAAATAGCCGTAGATATGATGGCTTTGGTAGATTCCTATGATACCGCAGTTTTAGTTAGTGGCGATGGGGATCTGGCATATGCTGTAAATTCAGTCAGCTATCGCGGTGTGCGGGTAGAAGTGGTAAGTTTACGCTCAATGACCAGTGATAGCTTAATCAATGTTAGCGATCGCTATATTGATTTAGAAGCCATCAAAGAAGATATTCAAAAAACTCCACGCCAAAGCTATCCATATCGACCTCTAGCCACTATGGGTTTTTTAGAAGACGCGCGAGATATTGATGGACAATTGGAAATCCAAGATTCATGA
- a CDS encoding GuaB3 family IMP dehydrogenase-related protein: protein MEIQLGRGKTAKRAYGIDEIALVPGNRTLDPSLAETKWRIGNIEREIPIIASAMDGVVDVRMAVRLSQLGALGVLNLEGVQTRYADPDPILDRIASVGKDEFVSLMQELYAEPIKPELIARRIEEIKQLGGIAAVSATPAGASKYGEVVAKAGADLFFVQATVVSTAHLSPESVVTLDLAEFCRSMPIPVVLGNCVTYEVTLNLLKAGAAAVLVGIGPGAACTSRGVLGVGVPQATAIADCAAARDEYFQQTGNYIPVIADGGLITGGDICKCIACGADGVMIGSPFARAAEAPGRGYHWGMATPSPVLPRGTRIRVGTTGTLEQILTGPAGLDDGTHNLLGALKTSMGTLGAKNLKEMQQVEVVIAPSLLTEGKVYQKAQHLGMGK from the coding sequence GTGGAAATTCAACTTGGGCGGGGAAAAACAGCTAAAAGAGCATATGGAATTGATGAAATTGCTCTAGTCCCCGGTAACAGAACACTCGATCCGAGTTTGGCAGAAACTAAGTGGCGGATTGGCAATATTGAGCGAGAAATCCCGATAATTGCCAGTGCGATGGATGGCGTGGTGGATGTTCGCATGGCTGTACGTTTGTCACAGTTGGGAGCATTAGGCGTCCTCAACTTAGAAGGTGTCCAAACTCGTTATGCTGACCCAGACCCGATTTTAGATCGGATTGCCTCTGTGGGGAAAGATGAATTTGTTTCCTTGATGCAAGAACTCTATGCAGAACCAATAAAGCCGGAATTAATTGCACGACGTATTGAGGAAATTAAACAACTTGGTGGTATTGCGGCGGTGAGTGCTACACCAGCAGGCGCAAGTAAATATGGTGAGGTGGTGGCAAAAGCGGGGGCAGATTTATTTTTTGTGCAAGCGACTGTAGTTTCTACAGCACACTTATCCCCAGAATCTGTAGTCACATTAGATTTGGCAGAATTTTGTCGTTCCATGCCGATTCCTGTGGTGTTGGGGAATTGCGTAACTTATGAAGTGACTTTGAATTTGTTAAAAGCTGGGGCGGCTGCGGTATTAGTAGGGATTGGCCCTGGCGCAGCTTGTACTTCTCGTGGAGTTTTGGGTGTGGGTGTACCTCAAGCAACAGCGATCGCTGATTGTGCTGCGGCGCGAGATGAGTACTTCCAACAGACGGGTAATTATATCCCTGTGATTGCTGATGGCGGTTTAATCACTGGCGGGGACATTTGCAAATGCATCGCTTGTGGTGCTGATGGTGTGATGATTGGTTCACCCTTTGCCAGAGCCGCTGAAGCCCCAGGACGGGGTTATCATTGGGGGATGGCGACTCCCAGCCCAGTATTGCCCCGTGGCACTCGTATTCGCGTTGGTACTACTGGTACATTAGAGCAAATACTCACAGGCCCCGCAGGATTAGACGATGGCACTCATAATCTTTTGGGAGCCTTAAAGACTAGCATGGGCACATTAGGAGCTAAAAATCTCAAAGAAATGCAGCAAGTGGAAGTTGTGATTGCTCCTTCTTTATTAACCGAAGGTAAAGTTTACCAAAAAGCTCAACATTTAGGCATGGGTAAATAA